Below is a window of Labilibaculum sp. DW002 DNA.
AAAGGAATTTCTCGTGATCCTGATTCCGGATCTTCCGGATTATTCTCGATGCTTAAGAATTCTTCTTGTCCTTCAGGGTAGTTTGTTAATACCAGTTTTACCGGATTAAGCACAGCCATTACACGAGGTGCTGTTTTGTTCAAATCTTCACGAACACAGTGTTCCAAAACTGAAACATCAATCACATTATTACGCTTTGCCACACCAATGGTATCAGCAAAGTTTTTAATTGAATTTGGGGTATAACCTCTTCTACGCAAACCTGAGATGGTTGGCATTCGAGGATCATCCCATCCCGATACGTGATTTTCGTTAACCAATTGAAGAAGCTTACGCTTACTCATTACCGTGTAACTCAAATTCAAACGTGCAAATTCACGTTGTTTAGGCTGGTATTCAGTATCTGTAATATTGTTTACAAACCACTCGTAAAGTGGACGATGAACTTCAAATTCAAGTGTACAGATTGAGTGAGTGATCCCCTCTAAATAATCCGACTCGCCATGAGCATAGTCGTACATCGGGTAAATACACCAGGCATCGCCCGTACGGTGATGATGCGCATGCATAATACGATACATCAATGGATCACGCATGTGCATGTTTGGCGATGCCATATCAATTTTTGCACGTAATACTTTTTCTCCATCCTTAAATTCACCAGCTCTCATTCGAGCAAACAAATCTAAATTTTCTTCAACAGAACGGCTACGGAACGGGCTTTCGGTTCCGGGAACCGTTGGCGTACCTTTCTGTTCAGCAATAGTTGCTGCAGATTGGTCATCAACGTATGCTTTACCGTCCTTAATTAACTTGACAGCCCAATCGTATAGTTGTTCAAAATAGTCAGAGGTGTAGTAAGGATCTGCATCCCACTGAAAACCTAACCATTTGATATCTTCCATTATAGAATCTACGTATTCTGTATCTTCCTTTACAGGATTAGTGTCGTCGAAACGTAGGTTGCATTTTCCCTGGTATTGTTGGGCAAGGCTAAAGTTTAGGCAGATTGCTTTTGCATGTCCAATGTGTAGGTAACCGTTTGGCTCCGGAGGGAAACGGGTGTGTACTCTACCATCATTGACATTGTTTTTCAGATCCTCTTCAATGATCTGCTGGATAAAATTCAGAGATTTTACTTCCTTAGCATTCTCGTCATTCATAGTCTTGTTATCCATACTTCACTCTAATTTAGATGATACATGTATTGCCTGAGATTCGGAATCGAATCCTGCCTTGCTTTTCTGATTGAAATGCTGATTACTAAATTTACAATAATTTGTTTTATTAGATGCAATTCAAACGAAAAAACAAAAGTATAGAAAATCCGTTAAAATCAATTACGATTTGGTGATTACGAACTAGTAATTAGTACATGAATCGTAATTTTATACTCTGAATTCGTAAAATCTAATTTTATCTCTTATTTTCGCCAACGAATATCATATCAAAAGAAGATGGGAATTATAGAACTGGAAGGATTGGAATTTTATGGCTATCATGGCTGTTTTGTTGAAGAGCAAGTGGTAGGTAATAAGTTTATTGTATATGTGCGCATGGAGTATAATGCTGAAAAAGCAGTAAAATCAGACCAAATTGGTGATGCACTAAATTACCAACGTGCATATGAAATGATAAAAGAGCAAGTTCAAATTACTTCTCATTTATTGGAGCATGTTGGACAGCGGATTTTGGATGTTTTGTATGAAAAATTCCCGGAATTGGAGAAGGCTACCGTTAAAGTTTCGAAAATGAATCCCCCTATGGGCGGGCAAATCGAGAAAGTTAGTTTAACTTTAAGTCGATAAGTTTTTGATAATGCTTGCGTTGTAAAAAACTTGTAATTTTTTTAGCATAAAAGCTTTAAAAAGTTTGTACGAGTAAAACAGAAATTTATATCTTTGCATCGCTCTTAAGGAGAAAAGGGTCTCTTGGCCGAGTGGCTAGGCAGTGGTCTGCAAAACCATCTACGGCGGTTCGAATCCGCCAGAGACCTCAATAAAAACGCTTAACTTCCTAGAAGTTAAGCGTTTTTTTATGCACTAAAGAAAGAGCTGTAATTACTATAAAGCCACATGAATTCTGCAATTTATGTGGCTTTTATTATAGGTTTTAATTAAACCAATAACTTCTTTATGATATTTTACGTATGATTAATTTAGCTTATAAAAAGGATTCGTTTACATGCCTATGTAGATGGAAATGAGGTCTTTTTTGTAACAGGTTTATAAATAGAACACGATTTCAAATTATAAGCTTAATAAGATTTAAAATAAATCTGGTGGGATATTACTAATGCATTAGATTAAATCTTTGATAAATGTTTATTTTGTAAACCGTATGTATTATTATAATCGATAGGTTAATGCAAAAATTCTGCTCAAAAATATTTTTTTTCTTTATTCTCTTCCTTTCACTTGGATCTTCCCTAGCTGCGCAAGATTATGATTTTTATTCAGATGCATATGAAATTTCAGATATAAATGATTGGCAATCTGCAGATGCAGAATTTACAACCATAGGAGCCACAGCTGATGGTGTTCAAGCATCTTGTTGGAATACCAATGCAGATTATACTAGATGGTTTAAGTTTCAGGCGACCACCAATATGGTGAACGTTACCGTTAAACGAGGCGGTAGCTTGGGGACCATACGTAGAGTTAATCTTGCTTTATGGCAAGCCGACGGGACAAGTGAGATTTCTTGTAATCGATATGTCGGAAACAATGATAATGTAACAGTTGGTGCTGCTAATTTAGTTGTAGGCAATTGGTATTATATTTCGGTTGATAACCATTATGGGCCTTATCGCGGAAGCTTTACTTTAGCCGTAAATAACCAGGTTGATTACGATTATTATGAGGGAGCCTATGAAATTCCTGATATTAATAATTGGCAATCTGCAGATGCAGAATTTTCAACTGTTGGCGCTACGGCTGATGGAGTTCAAGCATCTTGTTGGAATACCAATGCTGATTATACTAGGTGGTTTAAGTTTCAGGCCACAACCAATATGGTGAATGTAACTGTTAAGCGAGGTGGAAGTTTAGGAACGTTACGTAGAACAAATCTTGCTTTGTGGGAAGCCAATGGAACAAGTGAACTTGCTTGCAATCGATACATCGGAAACAATGATAATGTAACAGTTGGTGTTGCTAATTTAGTTGTAGGCAATTGGTATTATATTTCGGTTGATAATCATTATGGACCTTATCGCGGAAGCTTTACTTTAGCCGTAAATAATCAAGCTGATTACGATTATTACGAAGGAGCTATCGAATTAACTGATTTAAGTGATTGGGATTCATCTGATGCGGCTTATACAACTTATGGAGCGACTTCAGATTTGAATGCTGGTTCCTGTTGGAATACCTCTGCGCATTATAATCGTTGGTTTAAATTTCAGGCAACAAGCTCTGCAATAACTATAGAGGTAAAGCGAGGGGGAACCCTAGGAACGGTTCGAAGAATAAATGCTGCTTTATGGGAAGCAGATGGTACAACAGAGATTGCTTGTAAACGATATATTGGAAATAACGATAATGTAACTGTTGGAAGTGTTAGTTTGGTACCGGGTAATTGGTATTATCTCTCAGTTGATAATAATCATAGTTCTTACCGTGGTTCTTTTAGCTTGCACGTAGATGATCAGGCAGATTATGATTTTTATGAGGGAGCCGTTGAGTTAACTGAACTTGATGATTGGTGCTCTGCTGATGCTGAATATTCAACTGTAGGAGCTTCTTCCGATCGATTAGCTGGTTCTTGCTGGAATACTTCACCCAATTATAATCGCTGGTTCAAATTTACAGCTACAACCAATACAATTAATGTGACCGTTAAGCGTGGTGGTACTTTAGGAACAATCCGCAGGATTAATTTGGCCTTATGGGATGGTGATGGAGTAAGCGAAGTTGCTTGTAATCGATATGTGTCTGATAATGATAATGTGAGTGCAGGGTCAACGGTTTTAGTTCCTGGAAATGAGTATTACATATCGGTAGACAACAATTACAGTGGTTATCGTGGAACATTCACTTTATGTATTGATAATCAGACAGATTATGATTTTTATGAAGGAGCGAAGGATGTAACAAGCCTGATAAATTCCTGTTCTGCTGATGCAGAATTCACTACTGTTGGAGCAACTTCAGATTTAAATGCTGGATCTTGTTGGAATACTTCACCTAATTATAACCGATGGTTCAAATTTACTGCTACAACCAATATGATTAACCTGACGGTTAAACGAGGCGGAAGTTTTGGAACCATTCGAAGGATCAATGCAGCTTTGTGGGAGGCCGATGGACTAACAGAAGTTTCTTGTAATAGATATGTGAATACAGATGATAATGTAAGTGTAGGATCGATTGATCTTGTACCAGGTAACGAGTATTATTTTTCTGTTGATAACAATTACAGTGGTTACCGAGGCACGTTTACACTTTGTATAGAGGATCAGTTAGACTATGATTTTTTCGAAGGAGCTAAGGACATTACCAATTTGATTAACTCTTGTTCTAACGATGCTGAATATACTACAGTTGGTGCAACTCCCGATCGAATAGCTGCTCCATGCTGGAATACTTCTCCTAATTATAACAGATGGTTCAAATTTTTGGCTGTTAAACCTGCCATTAATATTGAGTTGAAACGAGGTGGAAGCTTTGGAACCATTCGAAGAGCAAATATTGCACTTTTTGATAGCGATGGAATAACCGTATTGGATTGCAATCGATATGTAAATACAAATGATAATGTTCAGGTCGATCATGAAGGTCTTACTGTTGGACAGTGGTATTATATTGCTGTAGATAATAACTATAGCGGTTATCGAGGAACATTCACGCTTTGCTTGGATGATAATGTGAGCTACGATTATTACGAGGGAGCTAAGGAACTAGGAATTATTCACAATTGGACAAGTATGGATGCTGCCTACACAACAATTGGCGCAACTCCAGATCGAAATGCAGCTTCTTGTTGGAATACTTCTCCCAATTACAATCGATGGTTTAAGTTTACCGCAACAACAAATCAAATTCATTTTGAAGTAAGACGCGGTGGCAGCTATGGTACGATTCGAAGAATTAACCTTGCTATTTGGCAAGCAGATGGAATTACCGAGGTTTCTTGTAATCGATACATCGATAACAATGATAATGTTCTGGTAGAATCTATTGATTTGATTCCTGGAAATACCTACTATGCTTCTGTTGATAATAATTACAGTGGCTATCGGGGTACTTTCTCTTTATTTGTTAATGATGAAGTGGATTATGATTTTTATGAAGGTGCTAAGGATGTAACTCATTTAATCAATTCAACTTCAGATCTAGAGGCTTATACGACTTTGGGAGCTACTGCGGATAAAAATGCTGCATCTTGTTGGAATACAGTACCAAATTATAATCGCTGGTTTAAATTTCAAGCTACTTCTCCAGGTATTAATGTTACGGTTAAGCGTGGTGGTGTTTATGGTACGGTACGTAGAGTAAATCTTGCCTTGTGGGAAGCCGATGGAACATCAGAAATTGCTTGTGATCGCTATATCAGCAATAATGATGAGGTCGATTTAAGTCATGAAGGATTAACGGTAGGCAATTGGTATTACATTTCTGTAGACAATAATTATAGTGGCTATCGAGGTACATTTACCTTGGAATTGAATGACGATGTTGGTTACGATTATTATGAGGGAGCAATAGAATTAATTGATATTAACAATTGGGAATCTGCACCAGCAGAATATTCAACTCAAGGAGCAACACCAGATAAAATTGCAGCATCTTGTTGGAATACTTCTCCAAATTATAACCGTTGGTTTAAATTTGTAGCAACCACTCCTGTTATCGATGTGGAGGTGAAAACAGGTGGAATTTACGGTAATGTACGCAGAATAAATGCTGCCATTTGGCAAGATGATGGTCTTACACAAGTTGCTTGTAACCGATATCAGAATAATAATGATAACGTACAATTAGGTGCCAATAATTTAATTCCAGGAAACACCTACTACATATCAGTTGATAATAATTACAGTGGTTATAGAGGAACTTTTACCCTTGCCGTAAACGATGAGGTTGATTATGATTTTTATGAAGGAGCTTATGAATTAACGGAGCTTAATAGTTGGCAATCTGTCGATGCACAGTTCAGTACAATGGGTGCAACTTCTGATAAAAATGCTGCTTCTTGTTGGAACACGTCTCCTAATTACAATCGCTGGTTTAAATTTCAAGCTTTAAGTGCTGATGTTAGCATTGATGTATTAAGAGGTGGATCTTTAGGCACAGTTCGTCGCTTGAATGCAGCTTTGTGGGAAGCCGACGGAACAACAGAAATTGCTTGTAAAAGATATTCTGGTAACAATGATAACCTAAATATTACACAATCTGGTTTAACACCAGGTAATTGGTACTACATTTCGGTTGATAACAATTACAGCGGATACCGAGGAACTTTTACATTAGCAATAAATAATGTAAGTGGCACGGAGTACTATGCCATTGCCAATGGTAATTGGAATGATACAAATACTTGGTCGCTTACAGAGGGTGGCCTACCTGCCGGTACGATTCCTGTAGCAGCAAATATTGCTCACATTGGAGGATATACAGTAAGCGTAAATGCCGATGCAGCTTGTGCCTATTTAGATATTGATGTTAAAAATAGTACAACAGGCCTAATTGTAGATGCTGCAAATCTGGATGTGAAAGGAGCACTTGATTTTGTTAATTCTGGCAATAACTTCGACGCTTCAATACAAATTCTGAATGGAGGAAACTTATTGGTGAATGCCGATTTAGAAATGAATAGGAATGGAGGATCTAATAACTTTTTCATCGATATTCAAGGAAATTCTACTTTGGAAATAGGTAACGATTTGAAATTGATTAGTGCATCAGGAACGTCTTTTGAAACTCAAATTAACTTGGCATCATCTGCTGTTTTAAATATAGAAAGAGACATCAACTGTGTGAGTACAGGGGGAACCAAAATTAAAATATCTGCTGCGAATAATTCGATTATTCAGGCCAAACGAGATATCGTTTATAGTGCAAATATGGCTGATATGCTCGAAATTGAATTGGTAAACAATGCTAGTATCGAATTGGGTAGAAGTTTTGTAAGAGGAAGTACGGCTTATGGAGTTTTGGATTGCCAGAATAATTCAACAGTTAATTTTAACGGAACAGAATACATTCAGGAAATTGCAGCAAATGCCGGTGCCGGTGGTGATGCATTTGTTTATCAGAATTTGACTGTAAATAACACTCGAATTTCTGTGCCACAAGTAAGTCTTGAAGGAGATGTTGTGGTTAACAAGCAATTGAATTTAATTTCAGGTGTAATTCATACAGAAGTAGGAAAAACTTTGACTTTAGCAAATACTGCTTCTTTATTGGGAGGTAGTTCGAGCAGTTATATCGAAGGACCGTTAGAAAAGATTGGCAATACAGCTTTTACCTTTCCAATTGGAAAGGATGGCTTGTATCAGCCAATTACGATTTCAGCTCCTTCGTCTTCAACTGATGCATTTACTGCAGAATATTTTGCTCAAGATCCCGATGGAACTTATAGTCGAGATCTAAAAGATCCTGCAATTGATAATATTTCAGATTGTGAATATTGGATGTTAGAAAGAACGGCAGGAAATTCTAACGTTAGGCCTACTCTTTTGTGGGATGGCGATGCATGTTGTATTAGCGATCTGTCTAGTCTTAAAGTTACAACTTGGGATGGAGCCCAATGGACCGACCTTGGGAATGCTTCAACTACTGGAAATACCTTGAATGGAAGCATTCAGTCTTCTGGTTCAATAAGCAATGCTTCTAATCCTGTTACTTTTGGTAATCCACTTCCAGCAAGCGATTTTATAGGTTTGTCGGGCCCTTATTGTACAAATGATACGCCGACCGTACTTACAGGATCTCCACAAGATGCAAAGGGCGAATTTTCTGGACCTGGAATTATAGATAATGGAGATG
It encodes the following:
- a CDS encoding immunoglobulin domain-containing protein, encoding MQKFCSKIFFFFILFLSLGSSLAAQDYDFYSDAYEISDINDWQSADAEFTTIGATADGVQASCWNTNADYTRWFKFQATTNMVNVTVKRGGSLGTIRRVNLALWQADGTSEISCNRYVGNNDNVTVGAANLVVGNWYYISVDNHYGPYRGSFTLAVNNQVDYDYYEGAYEIPDINNWQSADAEFSTVGATADGVQASCWNTNADYTRWFKFQATTNMVNVTVKRGGSLGTLRRTNLALWEANGTSELACNRYIGNNDNVTVGVANLVVGNWYYISVDNHYGPYRGSFTLAVNNQADYDYYEGAIELTDLSDWDSSDAAYTTYGATSDLNAGSCWNTSAHYNRWFKFQATSSAITIEVKRGGTLGTVRRINAALWEADGTTEIACKRYIGNNDNVTVGSVSLVPGNWYYLSVDNNHSSYRGSFSLHVDDQADYDFYEGAVELTELDDWCSADAEYSTVGASSDRLAGSCWNTSPNYNRWFKFTATTNTINVTVKRGGTLGTIRRINLALWDGDGVSEVACNRYVSDNDNVSAGSTVLVPGNEYYISVDNNYSGYRGTFTLCIDNQTDYDFYEGAKDVTSLINSCSADAEFTTVGATSDLNAGSCWNTSPNYNRWFKFTATTNMINLTVKRGGSFGTIRRINAALWEADGLTEVSCNRYVNTDDNVSVGSIDLVPGNEYYFSVDNNYSGYRGTFTLCIEDQLDYDFFEGAKDITNLINSCSNDAEYTTVGATPDRIAAPCWNTSPNYNRWFKFLAVKPAINIELKRGGSFGTIRRANIALFDSDGITVLDCNRYVNTNDNVQVDHEGLTVGQWYYIAVDNNYSGYRGTFTLCLDDNVSYDYYEGAKELGIIHNWTSMDAAYTTIGATPDRNAASCWNTSPNYNRWFKFTATTNQIHFEVRRGGSYGTIRRINLAIWQADGITEVSCNRYIDNNDNVLVESIDLIPGNTYYASVDNNYSGYRGTFSLFVNDEVDYDFYEGAKDVTHLINSTSDLEAYTTLGATADKNAASCWNTVPNYNRWFKFQATSPGINVTVKRGGVYGTVRRVNLALWEADGTSEIACDRYISNNDEVDLSHEGLTVGNWYYISVDNNYSGYRGTFTLELNDDVGYDYYEGAIELIDINNWESAPAEYSTQGATPDKIAASCWNTSPNYNRWFKFVATTPVIDVEVKTGGIYGNVRRINAAIWQDDGLTQVACNRYQNNNDNVQLGANNLIPGNTYYISVDNNYSGYRGTFTLAVNDEVDYDFYEGAYELTELNSWQSVDAQFSTMGATSDKNAASCWNTSPNYNRWFKFQALSADVSIDVLRGGSLGTVRRLNAALWEADGTTEIACKRYSGNNDNLNITQSGLTPGNWYYISVDNNYSGYRGTFTLAINNVSGTEYYAIANGNWNDTNTWSLTEGGLPAGTIPVAANIAHIGGYTVSVNADAACAYLDIDVKNSTTGLIVDAANLDVKGALDFVNSGNNFDASIQILNGGNLLVNADLEMNRNGGSNNFFIDIQGNSTLEIGNDLKLISASGTSFETQINLASSAVLNIERDINCVSTGGTKIKISAANNSIIQAKRDIVYSANMADMLEIELVNNASIELGRSFVRGSTAYGVLDCQNNSTVNFNGTEYIQEIAANAGAGGDAFVYQNLTVNNTRISVPQVSLEGDVVVNKQLNLISGVIHTEVGKTLTLANTASLLGGSSSSYIEGPLEKIGNTAFTFPIGKDGLYQPITISAPSSSTDAFTAEYFAQDPDGTYSRDLKDPAIDNISDCEYWMLERTAGNSNVRPTLLWDGDACCISDLSSLKVTTWDGAQWTDLGNASTTGNTLNGSIQSSGSISNASNPVTFGNPLPASDFIGLSGPYCTNDTPTVLTGSPQDAKGEFSGPGIIDNGDGTATFTPLDAGGGTHTIYYSYTTALSGCSRTTSQDVVVNFDPTASVTGTATICADEPTDISLFFTGVAPWTVTYTDGTNSYTVTTSSNPYVFETNVPGTYEITSLVDSEGCVGSNFGEKAVITNHDKPVKAVISVVTGFTTFCDGESVTLESSDSDYYYWSDGLTTQQNIVTESGSYTVQTYNAFGCLSEVSDPIDITVNQAPEPSLIGPSSFCIGSGNSDYFTEAGMDNYQWTVAAGGTIVSGGTATDHTISILWNTIGNKTLSVNYENLLNCAAATPTVFDVAVGVLPSVTFSCSDVDNEICLGETVTYTAGGGDEYEFYVNGSIVQAQSTTNTYVTNSLLDGDDVSVKVVDISSGCYDEQNLFIIVNTPSVSATAIDVANNGTCVGSTKTLTPIGGTLGIGASWNWYSEAACTNLLYTGTSFDVDPAVDTQYWLRAEGSCGTTATVNQNVIVATPPQPKGIYHE
- a CDS encoding glutamine--tRNA ligase/YqeY domain fusion protein: MDNKTMNDENAKEVKSLNFIQQIIEEDLKNNVNDGRVHTRFPPEPNGYLHIGHAKAICLNFSLAQQYQGKCNLRFDDTNPVKEDTEYVDSIMEDIKWLGFQWDADPYYTSDYFEQLYDWAVKLIKDGKAYVDDQSAATIAEQKGTPTVPGTESPFRSRSVEENLDLFARMRAGEFKDGEKVLRAKIDMASPNMHMRDPLMYRIMHAHHHRTGDAWCIYPMYDYAHGESDYLEGITHSICTLEFEVHRPLYEWFVNNITDTEYQPKQREFARLNLSYTVMSKRKLLQLVNENHVSGWDDPRMPTISGLRRRGYTPNSIKNFADTIGVAKRNNVIDVSVLEHCVREDLNKTAPRVMAVLNPVKLVLTNYPEGQEEFLSIENNPEDPESGSREIPFSRELYIEREDFMEDAPRKFFRMTPGREVRLKAGYIVMCEKAVKDADGNITEIHATYDPLSKSGSGSEESKRKVKGTLHWVSAKHAAKAEVRIYDRLFNDEAPDAQKDVDFKEFINPDSLSILSECYVEPCLKDAKAEQGYQFTRLGYFSVDKDTNAEKLIFNRTVPLKDSWSKKQKK
- the folB gene encoding dihydroneopterin aldolase, yielding MGIIELEGLEFYGYHGCFVEEQVVGNKFIVYVRMEYNAEKAVKSDQIGDALNYQRAYEMIKEQVQITSHLLEHVGQRILDVLYEKFPELEKATVKVSKMNPPMGGQIEKVSLTLSR